The DNA sequence TGTTTCTCCCTACTCAAGTGCAGTTAGGGTATATTAACTACATAGTCACAGCATTTATCCCAAGACCAATTGAGTTCGGATCATTGTAAAGGTTTTAGTCATTAGTCAGTGTTTCCCGAAAGGATAAGCCGAGATGTCCAAGTTGTGGAAATGATCATATTACACAGGAGCCCAACATTTTTTAAAGGTTAGGAAGGTGGACTTTTATAGTTATGGTAATTAATGGCACTGCCAAGGTGGAGAGAAGGTCCATGAAGATAGGAATCATAGTGATTGCGGCGGTTCATGGGGCTGAAAGATTTCTCAGTAAAGGAGTTATGCAATATTGGTAcaagccgtaccaccctctcaagTCCTAGAGCCGGATAAGGGAGATATGGAGAACTAAAAGGAGGAAGAAGTGggagttttgtttgttttggcaaTGTACTCTTTTTAATAGGATGGATTAAATTATGTTTCACTATTACGTATGGATAcaaatatacatacagtgccttgcgaaagtattcggctcccttgaactttgcgaccttttgccacatttcaggcttcaaacataaagatataaaactgtatttttttgtgaagaatcaacaacaagtgggacacaatcatgaagtggaacgacctttattggatatttcaaacttttttaacaaatcaaaaactgaaaaattgggcgtgcaaaattattcagcccccgtaagttaatactttgtagcgccaccttttgctgcgattacagctgtaaatcgcttggggtatgtctctatcagttttgcacatcgagagactgacattttttcccattcctccttgcaaaacagctcgagctcagtgaggttggatggagagcatttgtgaacagcagttttcagttctttccacagattctcgattggattcaggtctggactttgacttggccattctaacacctggatatgtttatttttgaaccattccattgtagatttagctttatgttttggatcattgtcttgttggaagacaaatctccgtcccagtctcaggtcttttgcagactccatcaggttttcttccagaatggtcctgtatttggctccatccatcttcccatcaattttaaccatcttccctgtccctgctgaagaaaagcaggcccaaaccatgatgctgccacctccatgtttgacagtggggatggggtgttcagggtgatgagctgtgttgcttttacgccaaacataacgttttgcattgttgccaaaaagttcaattttggtttcatctgaccagagcaccttcttccacatgtttggtgtgtctcccaggtggcttgtggcaaactttaaacaacactttgtatggatatctttaagaaatggctttcttcttgccactcttccataaaggccaaatttgtgcaatatacgactgattgttgtcctatggacagagtctcccacctcagctgtagatctctgcagttcatccagagtgatcatgggcctcttggctgcatctctgatcagtcttctccttgtatgagctgaaagtttagagggacagccaggtcttggtagatttgcagtggtctgatactccttccatttcaatattatcgcttgcacagtgctccttgggatgtttaaagcttgggaaatctttttgtatccaaatccggctttaaacttcttcacaacagtatctcggacctgcctggtgtgttccttgttcttcatgatgctctctgcacttttaacggacctctgagactatcacagtgcaggtgcatttatatgaaGACttaattacacacaggtggattgtatttatcatcattagtcatttaggtcaacattggatcattcagagatcctcactgaacttctggagagagtttgctgcactgaaagtaaaggggctgaataattttgcacgcccaatttttcagtttttgatttgttaaaaaagtttgaaatatccaataaatgtcgttccacttcatgattgtgtcccacttgttgttgattcttcacaaaaaaatacagttttatatctttatgtttgaagcctgaaatgtggcaaaaggtcgcaaagttcaagggggccgaatactttcgcaaggcactgtatgtatatatacatatatatatatatagagaaatgTTGGTTTCAAACTGTCCAGTTGGTGGCGACAATACACCTTTTTGGGTTGTTGTCCGCCATAAAACccacagaagaagaaggaggCGCATGACACTGACAGCCTCTTGTCAGCAAAGCTTGAAATCCAGCTCCAACAGCTAAAAAGACAGACGTCAGACATTGATCGCCTCATTCACTAGACAAGAGTTTGTCGTCTAACGTTAGTGGGTAATGTATCAGATTAGATGGCTTTTGATTGACAAAATGTCTCTAGTTTATGTTTGTTTTCATGGTAGCTAGCGACACACCAAGAGTAAAGTACACACAACTTACTAACTAATTTGCTTGCTTGCTATCCAAGCAGAGGAGCTAGATGTTATTGCCTGATATCTCATGAGACACAGTACTGTTTTTTCGTTACAAACCTAGCTAGGTAGTTATAGTAATGGTAATGTTTGCCTTTGCCTGCCAGCCTTGCTTATGCAAAAGTATCGTAAcgagctatgctagctagctaaatagttaACTGTTGTTAAGATTCTCAACTATTGCTTCCTTGAATTTAGCTATTGATAATTCATTAGTATCATTGAACCTTTGCCAGCTAGGTCAAAATGTATGTGTTTTCTTGACAGACATGGAGGAAGCCAATCAAGATGCCTTTGACAGAGCCAGGCTGCAGGTGATCAAAGACGGCTATGAGAAGGCATTTGAGTGCATCATCAGAGGCCTGACCGAGGATGAAGCTGGACACAAGGCCCAGGCCCTGGTCCAGTACACAAAGGGACGCCAGCACCTCCTCAGGGCCATCAGTGTGCCCTCACAGGGGCACGAGTGTGTGGGGTGCTCCTGGGAGTCAGCCCGCCAGATGCAGCACAAGATGCAGGAGACTCTGAACAACATCACCACTCGATTGGCAGTCCTAGAGACCAGCCCAGACCCTGAGCTCCCACCACCTCTAGATGCCTCTAATGGAGTCCCCGGGACAGCATCTAACTCTTACCTTTACCCCAAACTAGAGAAGGAGAAACCAGAGCAGCCATCTCCACCCAAGCTACTAATGACTAATTGCCAGGCTGGAGCTGTGGGAGGCAttgtgtctccctccctgcctctttcTCCCACTAGACAGCCTGTGGTGCCTGGCGATCTGCCCCCAGCCTACTCCTCCCAGGCGGCTGATGGCCACCTGACTATCTCCTACGGGACAGAATCTGGAGAAATGTCGCTGGTAGGAGAGGAGTTTTACAGccacatatccccctctcctcagagcctgggggaggatggagaggaactCTTCTTCCTGTCTCACGGGGTACAGATATTCTTTGTCACACCTGATGGCCAGGTCAGCGCTCCCTCCTACCCAGGGTACCTGCGGATGGTCAAGTTCACCAGCCAGCAGTCAGAGAGAGTGCCCAACCGCCCACCAGCCTTCCTGCAGGTAAGAGGGAGGGGTGATGAATTCTAGTCACTGTCTACGTGTTGCCTTTTACAATGACCTTAAAATAGTGTCAGCACttattgtattcagcatttcagtgtaTGACTAAATCACAGGGTTCTTGGAATCTGTTTCCTTGACCTCTATCTGTTGTGCACTCTAACACAATTTCATCATCAATGGTTTGCTTTGCCTCAGCTCATAAACTCCCTCTTGCCATacagatgtatgtgtgtgtgttgtttagaaTAGGGTTGGGCTCCTGTGTGTGTGGGATAGGCTATCAGAAGCACTGTAGCCAGATAATGATCTGTGTCCTGCATCATGTGATTAGTGACTCAGTGGCCCTAATCCCAGGCAGGAGTTCGCTATGATGTCATGGTGGGAAAACCCCAGTGGCCATCGGGTCAGGTTCAGAGATCTGTGttacagcagagagacagacagtcgtTCCATATAAACTCCCTATACTGTCCTGTGTGATTGGCTGTACTGTTGATGGGTTATACTGTTCATGTATTCCAGGTGTGTGATTGGCTGTACCCACTGATGGCCACTGACTCCCCTGTCCTGCTGTGTAACACAGGGGTGTTCATGTTCCCGGACATGATGGAGTCTGCCGCGGGATCCTACGTGGGCGTTGTGCTGTCCTCTGAACTGCCTGTTGAAGACAGACAACTGTTCCAGGACATGCTGTCCCAGATGACAGACCTCAGGGTGCAGGTGAGCTGCTGAGGCTGTGTCTCAAAtgtcactctattccctatatagtgcactacatttgaccagggcccatagggtcctGCTCTCTGACTTGCCCATATGAAGGTGTCTAGGGGTCGGCTGAATGGCCCGAGGAATGGTAATAGAATAATAAACGCATCTCTCTGGCATATGTTTTTGTCAATTCCAGGCGTATTTGAGTCATTGAAAGATGTTAAAGGTACCAAAGAAATGCCAAACCACCACACCATGACACGTGTCCTTGTGCAGAAGGTTATGGACCCTGGATGAAAAGAATGACAGGGTTGCCTACATCCATTCTTAATCAGCAGTTCAGATTCAGGAAGAGTGACAGTTTCCAAGTGTTGTTCTTTGTTTTCTTATATCCCTGCCAATGATCCCAGTGGAATGTAAGATTAAAATGAGGGATTTGGCCCAAAATGGAACACTATTTCCTTCATAGTGTCCTACCGTTGACCAGAGCCTGGTCAAAATAGTGCACAACATACAGAATAGTGTACCATTTAGTATGGTGGTAGATTAACATAAGCTATTCTGCTCTCTCTAGCCTCAATAATGACTCTGATTGGTCGAGATTTCTGGTGTTATTCCAGAACTACTGATGATGTAAATGCTGCTCTATTCTGATGTGAAAATGTCTGCTTGCTGCTGTAAGGCGCTCTACTTCACCTGCTGGTCTTGGGCCAGAACTCTATGGAACCTGGTCCcaagtagtgctctatgtaggatagaggtcgaccgattatgatttttcaacgccaataccgattattggacaattttttttaaatatatttttttatttataaaatataagaacacccatccaaaagcccataATATGTATTTTAAGTTAAAataaacttaatataatacatattatgggcttttggatgggtgttcttaaggtgattccacaggttggtggtattttttgatttagacgttgctgaccccatgctatctttatcacaaataagacaccttgctttccctggtgccaattccatgtaatcgtcccacactggtgctctgcttttctctgccatctgtaaaacacacacacagctctgaagtgacaatgatactgaagagtctgcttaggagacaaatactctcaactgtttgaataaaatTAGAGtaagttacctgtgatgaatgttgaaaacaactgtaatttctatatgcaggaaatcctattttaataatggacatggtaagaattgactaccaaagtgcgagtcataattcccatgacatcttctagcaaaatctgaaaagtggttccttcattcatttattccataggatattttttagattcacttaaaataaggtctgtgtttcgtgtaggcttacaccaccgtgccaattttataactgtagatatccataggacaaggtaactctgatcaatattggctaaatataagcaaagatttttaaaaatgtagagtggatttatgaaaatatgttgacaaatgctaccttatcctagtgagatttacacggATATCAAAACGCCGAGGCGGTTTaagcacgaaacacagaccttatttgaagtagatcaagacattctctatggaagacatgaacggtaaaataacgaaggaacccctttcaagttcagcctcaagttattacaggaattatcacgcgtcgactatttctctcttaACCATATGCCTTTGACTATTAACCTGCtgacctggatttcttttagctaaatatgcaggtttaaaaaatatatacttgtgtattgattttaagaaaggcattgatgtttatggttaagtacacattggagcaacgacagtcgttgattgtttgttttttataagataagtttaatgctagctagcaacttaccttggcttactgtattcgcgtaacaggcactctcctcgtggagtgcaatgtaatcaggtggttagagcgttggactagttaactgtaaggttgcaagattggttcccccgagccgacaaggtaaaaatctgtcgttctgcccctgaacgaggcagaacgtttctaggccgtcattgaaaataataatgtgatcttaactgacttgccaagttaaataaaggtgtaaaaaaaaaaagcgtTGCCCAAAAATTCCGATTGTTgtgaacttgaaatcggccattccgattaatcggtcgacctcaaaTGTAGGACATAGGGTGCCGTTTGGCATACAACACTAAATGCTCTACTGCACTGCTTGCTCCCTGAATACACCTCAGCAGTTAGGAAATTTAGAACAACAGGCAGATGAAGTGCATTAATGTGTGCTAATGCTCTTATCTGGCTAGAACACAACACAGCCTCTGTAGTCATTACAGTAATGGAGTCAGACTGTGGTTTTTGTCTCCGAGCAACAGTATTCAGCCAGGCTCTGACTGAGGGCATGTTGTTGATAAACTACCTGTCACATGGACAGCTGCTTCTGGAATGGAATCCAATAAGCAAATAGGCTTTTCATGATCACATATTTAATATATGTACATTTAGGAGGTTGTGTCTTGTCGAGAATAGCAATGATGGTGTTAGAACATTACCCCTCTGTCTGTTTTCCTCAAGCAAGGGGACATCTGAAATGTGTCTGGTGACTATGTCTTTGTTTAGAGGAGAATGAGACGACGTGATCaggatggggatagagggagaggaggcaccCTAGGGTAGCAGGAGGCTACTATTAGGGGGTTACTAGGTGGTTACTAGGAGAGTTAGGGTAAGGCACTTGAGGTTACCAGGAGGTTACTATGAGGCAGGGTCTGCTAGGCTAACCAGTCCTGTAACAGCGGTAAGTTACAGAAAACGGAGAGGACCGTGACAACGAAGCAGAGTTAATCAAACTTTGTTCTTCTGCCAATGCTGTACGAATGCACCAGCAGGTGTCATGAAACCACTGTTGCAAAACACCATATTAATACAAGTCCTGCTGCTGCAGGCTCCAAAtgaggcagcagacagcatcAACCTGGGCCAGAAGGTGTCCCTCGCTCCCCTCGAGGAAGAAGAGGACCCAGcagcaggagaggaagagaagaaccTGCCAGAGTGGAGTGAGAAGGTGGCCAGTGGCATCCTCACAGGTCAGACCCAGGGCCCTAACCCCTACAACCCTAACCCGaggctgtaggggttagggttaaagttgtATACTGTGTATCACTCACTCACACCTACTGTGTTTTTTTTCCATCCAGGGGCATCGTTGCTGAGCTGGGGCCTGGTGAAGGGG is a window from the Oncorhynchus tshawytscha isolate Ot180627B linkage group LG14, Otsh_v2.0, whole genome shotgun sequence genome containing:
- the LOC112266948 gene encoding spartin isoform X2 — translated: MEEANQDAFDRARLQVIKDGYEKAFECIIRGLTEDEAGHKAQALVQYTKGRQHLLRAISVPSQGHECVGCSWESARQMQHKMQETLNNITTRLAVLETSPDPELPPPLDASNGVPGTASNSYLYPKLEKEKPEQPSPPKLLMTNCQAGAVGGIVSPSLPLSPTRQPVVPGDLPPAYSSQAADGHLTISYGTESGEMSLVGEEFYSHISPSPQSLGEDGEELFFLSHGVQIFFVTPDGQVSAPSYPGYLRMVKFTSQQSERVPNRPPAFLQVCDWLYPLMATDSPVLLCNTGVFMFPDMMESAAGSYVGVVLSSELPVEDRQLFQDMLSQMTDLRVQAPNEAADSINLGQKVSLAPLEEEEDPAAGEEEKNLPEWSEKVASGILTGASLLSWGLVKGAEFTGTAIHKGASKLREHITPEDKPAHVSPSVSKGLHVAKQATGGAVRVSQFLVDGVCMVAGCVGKELAPHVKKHGSKLVPESMKKDKDGRSNIDGAMVVAASGVQGFATMWTGLEVAAKNITVSVASETVNTVKHKFRGLQNILDPPNDKKTCMGWQPARPQTML
- the LOC112266948 gene encoding spartin isoform X1, with translation MEEANQDAFDRARLQVIKDGYEKAFECIIRGLTEDEAGHKAQALVQYTKGRQHLLRAISVPSQGHECVGCSWESARQMQHKMQETLNNITTRLAVLETSPDPELPPPLDASNGVPGTASNSYLYPKLEKEKPEQPSPPKLLMTNCQAGAVGGIVSPSLPLSPTRQPVVPGDLPPAYSSQAADGHLTISYGTESGEMSLVGEEFYSHISPSPQSLGEDGEELFFLSHGVQIFFVTPDGQVSAPSYPGYLRMVKFTSQQSERVPNRPPAFLQVCDWLYPLMATDSPVLLCNTGVFMFPDMMESAAGSYVGVVLSSELPVEDRQLFQDMLSQMTDLRVQAPNEAADSINLGQKVSLAPLEEEEDPAAGEEEKNLPEWSEKVASGILTGASLLSWGLVKGAEFTGTAIHKGASKLREHITPEDKPAHVSPSVSKGLHVAKQATGGAVRVSQFLVDGVCMVAGCVGKELAPHVKKHGSKLVPESMKKDKDGRSNIDGAMVVAASGVQGFATMWTGLEVAAKNITVSVASETVNTVKHKYGVAAGQATDHAVNSAINMGVTAFNIDNLGIKAAVKKTGKQTAVAILQDYQLQDPNTNQKQVEKRDK
- the LOC112266948 gene encoding spartin isoform X3; protein product: MEEANQDAFDRARLQVIKDGYEKAFECIIRGLTEDEAGHKAQALVQYTKGRQHLLRAISVPSQGHECVGCSWESARQMQHKMQETLNNITTRLAVLETSPDPELPPPLDASNGVPGTASNSYLYPKLEKEKPEQPSPPKLLMTNCQAGAVGGIVSPSLPLSPTRQPVVPGDLPPAYSSQAADGHLTISYGTESGEMSLVGEEFYSHISPSPQSLGEDGEELFFLSHGVQIFFVTPDGQVSAPSYPGYLRMVKFTSQQSERVPNRPPAFLQVCDWLYPLMATDSPVLLCNTGVFMFPDMMESAAGSYVGVVLSSELPVEDRQLFQDMLSQMTDLRVQAPNEAADSINLGQKVSLAPLEEEEDPAAGEEEKNLPEWSEKVASGILTGASLLSWGLVKGAEFTGTAIHKGASKLREHITPEDKPAHVSPSVSKGLHVAKQATGGAVRVSQFLVDGVCMVAGCVGKELAPHVKKHGSKLVPESMKKDKDGRSNIDGAMVVAASGVQGFATMWTGLEVAAKNITVSVASETVNTVKHKFRGLQNILDPPNDKKTCIFS